In Tenacibaculum sp. 190524A02b, the genomic stretch TGGCATTATGGATTTGGCTTAGCTGGAATAGGAATGGCTTTAGGTCAAATCGTATACATGTATGGGTTAAAATACTTAGAAGGTGTAGGTGAATTTTTAGGTAAAACAGATTCACCAGATAAAGAACTAATGAAAAAACCTTTAACTCCAGTTGAAAAGGATAGAATGACAGTAATGTTTTTATCATTTTTAATAATTATAGTTTTCTGGGGAGCTTTTGAACAAGCTGGAGGTTTAATGAGTTTATATACTGAACAAAAAACAAATAGAATGCTTTCTTTCTCCTTACCTCTTATAGGAAATGAAGTTCCTGCTGCTGTTTTCCAATCTATAAATGCTTTTTTCATAATTATTTTTGGTGGATTAATTGGTGGCTTTTGGTATAACTGGGGAAGAAAAGGTAAAGAATCTTCTTCTTTATTCAAAATGGCTATTGGTGTAATTATTATGGCTTTAGGCTTTTTCTTTATGAGTAAAGCAAGTACTGAAGTGGTAATGAACGGAAATGAGGTAGTGGAAAAATCTGCTATGATATGGCTTGTATTAGCATATCTATTTCATACAATTGGAGAATTATGTGCTTCTCCAGTAGCTTTATCTTTTATCACAAAACTAGCTCCATTAAAATATGCTTCATTCATGATGGGAGCTTATTTTGCTGCTACAGGGTTAGGTAACAAAGTTGCTGGTTTTGTAGGAGAACTATCAGAAGGAGCTGGTGAATTTCAAGTTTTCACAGGAATAGCGGTTTTTTGCACATTATTTGGTATTTTAATTTTATTGATTTTAAAACCATTAAAACGACTAACTCATGGAGCCGAAAATATTAAAGGTACCTCAAACGAAGAAGCAGAAGGATTTGAATTAGCAGATAATTAATATACACTATACAAACATGCCTCACATACTAAAATTTAATGTGAGGTTTTGTTTTGTTTATAAACTACATAACAAATGAGTACAGACATTAAAAACCTCTTTAAAGACAAAGTTCTTGGGCATCCAGCAGGATTGTTCGTATTATTCTTTACAGAAATGTGGGAACGTTTTTCCTTTTATGGAATGCGTGTATTATTGGTAAACTTTTTAACTACAGCAGCTATTGGAGCAAACCCTGGTTGGGAATGGTCTGCCGAAAATGCAAATGCATTATTTGGAACCTATGCTATGCTATTATACGTGACGCCTATTTTGGGTGGTATTATCGCAGATAAAATTACAGGATATAGGTGGGCTATAGTTATTGGATCTTTAATTATGACCTTAGGACATGCTTCTATGGCATTAGAAACAGAGTTTTCTTTATATGGAGGACTTGCTTTATTAGTAATAGGTACTGGTTTTTTTAAACCTAACATTACCTCCACTATTTCAGAAATGTATAAAGAAAATCCAGAAAAGAAAGATGGTGCTTATACTATTTTTTATATGGGAGTTAACTCTGGTGCTTTCTTCGGAATGTTACTTTGTG encodes the following:
- a CDS encoding peptide MFS transporter — encoded protein: MNTVKEVNHGELWGHPKGLYVLFFVEMWERFSYYGMRAILTLFLAAPVILGDPQSGYGWTNAETLSFYGTYTMFVYLTSIPGGWIADKFIGQKKAVMLGGLLLCAGHGILAIDAQWAFFSGLVLIVIGVGFLKPNISTMVGGLYKQGDDRRDKGFYIFYIGINLGAFLGALIVGAVAAKYGWHYGFGLAGIGMALGQIVYMYGLKYLEGVGEFLGKTDSPDKELMKKPLTPVEKDRMTVMFLSFLIIIVFWGAFEQAGGLMSLYTEQKTNRMLSFSLPLIGNEVPAAVFQSINAFFIIIFGGLIGGFWYNWGRKGKESSSLFKMAIGVIIMALGFFFMSKASTEVVMNGNEVVEKSAMIWLVLAYLFHTIGELCASPVALSFITKLAPLKYASFMMGAYFAATGLGNKVAGFVGELSEGAGEFQVFTGIAVFCTLFGILILLILKPLKRLTHGAENIKGTSNEEAEGFELADN